One region of Cytophagia bacterium CHB2 genomic DNA includes:
- a CDS encoding ABC transporter ATP-binding protein, giving the protein MLEADKLTKRYEDGVLALDHVSFAVKPGEIYAMLGANGAGKTTTINLFLNFIEPTEGEARIDGVVTHREPLRAKQHVAFVSENVMLYPNFTALQNLDFFARLGGQTNYTKDDYRRVLLRVGLQEEAHHKRLKGFSKGMRQKCGIAIAILKNAPAILLDEPTSGLDPQAGFEFIQLLHALREEGKAILMSTHDIFRAKEIADIVGIMKQGKLVMQRTREQLAGESLEDLYMEYMAGHVEAMA; this is encoded by the coding sequence CTGCTCGAAGCGGATAAGTTGACCAAGCGCTACGAAGACGGCGTGCTCGCGCTCGATCATGTTTCCTTCGCGGTGAAGCCCGGCGAGATTTACGCCATGCTCGGCGCCAATGGCGCGGGCAAAACCACCACCATCAATCTCTTTCTCAACTTCATCGAGCCGACTGAGGGTGAAGCGCGCATCGACGGCGTGGTCACCCACCGCGAACCGTTGCGCGCCAAACAACACGTCGCGTTTGTTTCAGAGAATGTGATGCTCTATCCCAACTTCACCGCGCTGCAAAATCTCGATTTTTTCGCGCGCCTGGGCGGCCAAACGAATTACACCAAAGACGATTACCGCCGCGTGCTGTTGCGCGTCGGTTTGCAGGAAGAAGCACATCACAAGCGTTTGAAAGGCTTCTCCAAAGGCATGCGCCAAAAATGCGGCATCGCCATCGCCATTCTCAAGAACGCGCCGGCGATTCTGCTCGACGAACCGACTTCCGGCCTCGATCCCCAAGCCGGCTTTGAATTCATCCAGTTATTGCACGCACTGCGCGAGGAGGGCAAAGCGATTCTCATGTCCACGCACGATATCTTTCGCGCCAAGGAAATTGCGGATATCGTGGGCATTATGAAACAGGGTAAACTTGTGATGCAACGCACACGCGAGCAACTGGCCGGGGAAAGCTTGGAAGATTTATACATGGAATACATGGCCGGGCATGTCGAGGCCATGGCATAA
- a CDS encoding type II toxin-antitoxin system Phd/YefM family antitoxin, with product MLQVNMSDATTNLSSLIQKVMEGEEVVIAKDDKPVAKLVPFYTLKPKRKLGTAKGKIKMAPDFDEPLEDFKDYM from the coding sequence ATGCTGCAAGTAAACATGTCTGATGCAACAACCAACCTCTCTTCTTTGATTCAAAAAGTCATGGAGGGAGAGGAGGTCGTGATCGCCAAAGATGACAAGCCAGTCGCCAAACTGGTGCCGTTTTATACCCTCAAGCCAAAGCGCAAACTAGGCACGGCCAAGGGCAAGATAAAAATGGCGCCGGACTTTGATGAGCCCTTGGAAGATTTCAAAGACTACATGTGA